In a single window of the Melissococcus plutonius ATCC 35311 genome:
- a CDS encoding LysM peptidoglycan-binding domain-containing protein, with the protein MKINNQSRKKRRKIEQSKRMTKQIVKKTSMIGSALMITSVAAPVFLNPLAVHAEHPTNKPTIQSREEITSQTSSPSNVTETTKEQKNSSDVEKQPMENTTTENTTTENQTSETESKVVEDNSVKNSNDTSQTTSSSDSNVPETSKAPTQENQLAEENSKATESPATKGIEAATGTEKAGKPVDFAQNFSIFPANVDPSAYINEISAYAKPVADANDLYASVMIAQAILESGWGSSALSQAPNYNLFGIKGNYQGQSVYMDTWEYINGQWVVKKEPFRKYPSFRESFADNAYVLKNTSFQAGVYYYSGTWKSNTKSYQDATAWLTGRYATDPTYNTKLNNLITNYNLTKYDTTSGTKPNPPSGNTGNNGNAGGASKQDTYHTVVAGDSLWALSMKYGTSIATIKSWNHLSGDTIYIGQRLLVKKGSSNSGNNGNTKPNPKPNPKPNPDNTGNTTTTYYTVRAGDSLWAIANRYGISVANLRQWNAIQGDLIYPGQRLIVKKGNSAGSNAGNSGNHSSNKTYTVVSGDSLWGIAMKYGTSVQRLKQLNNLTGDIIYIGQVLKVS; encoded by the coding sequence ATGAAAATAAATAATCAATCTAGGAAAAAAAGAAGAAAAATCGAACAATCTAAACGAATGACAAAACAAATCGTAAAAAAAACATCAATGATTGGTTCTGCATTGATGATTACTTCGGTTGCTGCGCCAGTTTTTTTAAATCCACTAGCTGTTCATGCGGAGCATCCTACAAATAAGCCGACTATTCAATCAAGAGAGGAAATAACTTCCCAAACGAGTAGCCCATCAAACGTAACAGAAACAACAAAAGAACAAAAAAATAGTAGTGACGTTGAAAAGCAACCAATGGAAAATACAACTACAGAAAATACGACTACAGAAAATCAGACGAGCGAAACAGAAAGTAAAGTAGTTGAAGATAATAGTGTAAAAAATAGTAATGATACTTCACAAACGACTTCATCGTCTGATTCAAATGTACCAGAAACGTCAAAAGCACCTACGCAGGAAAATCAATTAGCTGAAGAAAATTCAAAAGCAACAGAATCTCCTGCTACAAAAGGAATTGAGGCTGCAACAGGAACGGAAAAAGCCGGAAAACCTGTTGATTTTGCTCAAAACTTTTCTATTTTTCCAGCAAATGTTGATCCATCTGCCTATATCAATGAAATTTCTGCCTACGCTAAACCAGTAGCTGATGCCAATGATTTATATGCTTCTGTAATGATTGCTCAAGCAATTCTTGAAAGTGGCTGGGGATCAAGTGCTCTTTCTCAAGCACCAAATTACAATTTATTCGGTATTAAGGGAAATTATCAGGGACAATCTGTTTATATGGATACCTGGGAATATATTAATGGTCAATGGGTGGTTAAAAAAGAACCTTTCAGAAAGTATCCTTCTTTCAGAGAATCCTTTGCAGATAACGCTTATGTATTAAAAAATACTTCTTTTCAGGCTGGCGTTTACTATTATTCTGGAACATGGAAAAGTAATACGAAAAGTTATCAAGATGCAACAGCTTGGTTAACGGGGCGTTATGCAACCGATCCAACTTATAACACTAAATTGAATAATTTGATTACAAACTATAATTTAACAAAATATGATACAACTTCAGGAACGAAACCTAATCCACCAAGTGGAAATACAGGAAATAATGGCAATGCAGGTGGGGCTTCTAAGCAAGATACCTATCATACAGTTGTCGCTGGTGATTCTTTATGGGCTCTTTCAATGAAATATGGAACGAGCATTGCAACAATAAAAAGTTGGAATCATCTATCAGGTGATACTATTTATATTGGTCAACGTTTACTTGTAAAAAAAGGAAGTTCTAATTCAGGAAACAATGGCAATACAAAACCTAATCCAAAGCCTAATCCAAAGCCTAATCCAGACAATACTGGAAATACAACAACAACTTACTATACAGTAAGAGCTGGAGATTCCTTGTGGGCAATAGCCAATAGATATGGCATTAGTGTAGCAAATTTACGCCAATGGAATGCCATTCAAGGAGACTTGATTTATCCAGGTCAACGCTTAATTGTGAAAAAAGGCAATTCTGCTGGTAGTAATGCTGGTAATTCTGGTAATCATTCATCGAATAAGACATATACAGTGGTTTCAGGAGATTCTTTATGGGGAATAGCTATGAAATATGGTACCTCTGTTCAACGTCTTAAACAATTAAATAACTTGACAGGTGATATTATTTATATTGGACAGGTATTAAAAGTTTCATGA
- a CDS encoding phosphatase PAP2 family protein, with protein sequence MKHRKQKNSTHFYLLLGSFFLCLFIFLSAIVYFSPESLSEFDSTLTSWSRIFYPHLNTFFKWYTKLANSSVFGVLAIVFAIILAKFKYYAEALWLLINTALIAGVVNTLIKLFISRERPALNHLVTSHNSSYPSGHSIGSILLYGTLVVLMPLFIKNKKVCRLVQYITSIGIFLIGVSRVYTGVHFPSDILGGFLLGLAWLFLSYPVYLNYRFSLPFKQKRKHG encoded by the coding sequence ATGAAACATAGAAAACAAAAAAACTCTACACATTTTTATTTACTTTTAGGAAGCTTTTTTTTGTGTCTTTTCATCTTTTTAAGTGCCATTGTCTACTTTTCTCCTGAAAGTTTATCTGAATTTGATAGTACACTAACAAGTTGGTCTAGAATCTTTTATCCACATTTAAATACTTTCTTCAAATGGTATACAAAATTAGCAAATTCTTCCGTTTTTGGCGTCCTTGCCATTGTTTTTGCAATTATTCTTGCAAAATTTAAATACTATGCAGAAGCACTATGGTTACTTATTAATACTGCATTGATCGCTGGTGTGGTAAACACATTAATCAAGTTATTTATTTCTAGAGAACGACCTGCACTCAATCATCTTGTTACTAGTCATAACTCTAGTTATCCTAGTGGTCACTCAATTGGTAGTATTCTATTATACGGTACTTTGGTCGTATTGATGCCATTATTCATAAAAAATAAAAAAGTTTGTCGATTGGTACAATACATTACTAGTATCGGTATTTTCTTGATTGGTGTTAGTCGTGTTTATACTGGTGTTCATTTTCCTAGCGATATTTTAGGTGGCTTTTTGTTAGGCTTAGCTTGGTTATTCTTAAGCTACCCAGTTTATTTAAATTATCGATTTAGCTTACCATTCAAACAAAAGCGTAAGCATGGTTAA
- a CDS encoding TIGR01212 family radical SAM protein (This family includes YhcC from E. coli K-12, an uncharacterized radical SAM protein.), protein MKKFIYTDDPNKRYYSWNYALRKVFGKKIFKVPIDAGFDCPNRDGTVAKGGCTFCSVSGSGDMIVAPNEPLPIQFRKEIQLMEKKWPNVEQYIVYFQNFTNTHAPVEIIRHRFEQVINEKGVVGLSIGTRPDCLPEETIDYLAELNERFYLWVELGLQTTFEKTSNQINRAHDYQTYLTSVEKLRQHNIRVCTHLINGLTGESFEMMRDNVRRTLLDSDIQGIKLHLLHLMTNTKMIQDYHEGRLKLMTQEDYVAIICDQLEMIPPEIIIHRLTGDAPANSLIGPMWSLKKWEVLNAIDKELERRNSYQGKYDIRKTKEVIFNARNSTTV, encoded by the coding sequence ATGAAAAAATTTATTTATACGGATGATCCAAACAAGCGTTACTATTCTTGGAATTATGCATTACGTAAGGTCTTTGGTAAAAAAATTTTTAAGGTACCAATAGATGCTGGTTTTGATTGTCCAAATCGTGACGGTACAGTTGCAAAAGGCGGCTGTACTTTTTGTAGTGTCTCTGGTTCTGGTGACATGATTGTTGCACCAAACGAGCCATTACCTATCCAATTTAGAAAAGAAATTCAACTAATGGAAAAAAAATGGCCAAACGTTGAGCAATATATTGTGTATTTCCAAAATTTTACTAATACCCATGCACCAGTAGAAATTATTCGTCATCGATTTGAACAAGTCATTAATGAAAAAGGGGTTGTAGGTCTTTCAATTGGTACTCGTCCAGACTGTTTACCAGAGGAGACTATTGATTATTTGGCAGAGTTAAATGAACGTTTTTATTTATGGGTAGAACTAGGATTACAAACAACGTTTGAGAAGACCAGTAATCAAATTAATCGTGCACATGATTATCAAACCTATCTAACAAGTGTTGAAAAACTTCGTCAACATAATATTAGAGTTTGTACCCACCTAATCAATGGTTTGACAGGCGAATCTTTTGAAATGATGCGAGACAATGTTCGGCGTACACTATTAGATTCTGATATTCAAGGAATCAAATTACATTTATTGCATCTAATGACAAACACAAAGATGATTCAAGATTATCACGAAGGTCGATTAAAACTGATGACACAAGAAGATTACGTGGCAATCATTTGTGATCAATTAGAGATGATTCCTCCTGAAATTATTATCCATCGATTAACTGGAGATGCACCAGCTAACTCTCTAATCGGACCTATGTGGAGTCTAAAAAAATGGGAAGTTCTTAATGCGATTGATAAAGAGTTAGAAAGACGAAACAGCTATCAAGGAAAATATGATATTCGAAAAACAAAAGAGGTGATTTTTAATGCTCGAAACAGCACTACAGTATAG
- a CDS encoding tRNA (mnm(5)s(2)U34)-methyltransferase, with protein MLETALQYSHFLLNEIICPGDHVVDATMGNGNDTLFLAKLVGDKGKVYAFDIQKQALERTRQRLIENQVIQCTELFQQGHETIEQVLPIETTLSAAIFNLGYLPKSDKEIVTLPETTIQAIEQLLIRLKSKGRLLLVIYYGHSGGQEELKAVSCYCQQLPQEQFNVLSYQFINQKNQPPILFCIEKK; from the coding sequence ATGCTCGAAACAGCACTACAGTATAGTCACTTTTTATTAAATGAAATCATATGTCCTGGAGATCATGTTGTTGATGCAACAATGGGAAATGGCAATGATACATTGTTTCTAGCAAAACTTGTTGGTGACAAGGGAAAAGTTTATGCTTTTGATATTCAAAAACAAGCGCTTGAACGAACTAGACAACGATTAATAGAAAATCAGGTCATTCAGTGTACAGAATTGTTTCAACAAGGTCATGAAACAATTGAGCAAGTATTACCTATTGAAACTACCCTTTCAGCAGCTATTTTTAATCTTGGTTACCTGCCTAAGAGTGATAAGGAAATTGTTACCTTGCCAGAAACGACCATTCAAGCAATTGAACAATTGCTGATTCGACTCAAATCTAAAGGAAGACTCCTATTAGTTATTTACTATGGACATTCAGGAGGACAAGAAGAATTAAAAGCTGTCTCTTGTTACTGCCAACAATTACCACAAGAGCAATTTAATGTATTAAGCTATCAATTTATAAATCAAAAAAATCAACCACCTATTCTGTTTTGTATTGAAAAAAAATAG
- a CDS encoding MDR family MFS transporter: MERKTNVKFVTICLFIATFMTAIEGTIVTTAMPTIIGSLHGIGIMNWVFSIYLLTNAMLTPIYGKLADKIGRKPVFTIGILIFILGSSLCGLSQTMITLIIARTIQGVGAGAILPVSLTILADLYTINKRAKIMGLNNASWGIASVFGPLAGGFIVDTFSWHWIFFINVPIGILVLALIHYYLIEPKRPKSTVPIDVLGSIALMITLLTLLLGFQLMGDYGISWLIFACFGCACLFFILFIFIEKRVQDPVIDLTLFHQSTFVLVNLMATLIYGFLAGVESYIPIWMQDVLGKSAGIGGLALAPMSLLWMVGSFIASHLIGKYSLKKVLVIGLGLIFLGSLGLAFASETLAFIWFFGITSILGCGFGISSTTTTLASQNSVASEKLSIATSLNTLVRTLGQTIMAAVFGVLLNNVMAAKLAESSLPVNNDVLNQLVNPSTVDKIPEKWLLPLKKILYEGLHSIYLVGCILVLIAFLIAFLLKNNKIDD; this comes from the coding sequence ATGGAGAGAAAAACCAATGTGAAATTTGTTACGATTTGTTTATTTATAGCAACCTTTATGACAGCAATCGAGGGAACAATTGTAACAACGGCAATGCCGACCATCATTGGTTCCTTGCATGGTATAGGAATCATGAATTGGGTCTTTTCAATTTACCTATTGACAAATGCTATGTTAACACCTATCTATGGCAAATTAGCAGATAAAATCGGTAGAAAGCCAGTCTTCACTATAGGTATCTTAATTTTTATTCTTGGATCTTCCTTATGTGGTTTATCACAAACTATGATTACTTTGATTATAGCAAGAACCATTCAGGGAGTTGGTGCAGGTGCCATTTTACCAGTTTCATTAACAATTCTTGCTGATCTTTATACAATCAATAAACGAGCAAAAATTATGGGACTTAATAATGCTTCTTGGGGAATTGCTAGTGTTTTTGGTCCTTTAGCAGGTGGATTTATTGTTGATACGTTTAGCTGGCATTGGATTTTTTTCATAAATGTCCCCATCGGTATTCTTGTTCTTGCCTTGATTCATTATTACTTAATTGAACCAAAAAGACCAAAGTCAACCGTTCCAATAGACGTTTTGGGCAGTATTGCCTTAATGATTACCTTACTTACTTTGTTATTAGGTTTTCAATTGATGGGAGATTACGGAATTAGCTGGCTTATTTTTGCATGTTTTGGATGTGCTTGTTTGTTTTTTATCCTTTTTATTTTTATTGAAAAAAGAGTTCAAGATCCAGTCATTGATTTAACATTATTTCATCAATCAACTTTTGTGCTTGTTAATTTGATGGCTACTTTAATTTATGGATTTTTAGCTGGAGTAGAATCCTATATTCCAATCTGGATGCAAGATGTTTTAGGAAAAAGTGCTGGTATTGGCGGCTTAGCATTAGCACCAATGTCGCTTTTATGGATGGTTGGTTCATTTATAGCGAGTCATTTAATTGGGAAATATTCATTAAAGAAGGTATTGGTTATTGGTTTAGGTTTAATTTTTTTGGGTAGTTTAGGATTAGCATTTGCTTCTGAAACCTTGGCATTTATTTGGTTCTTTGGTATTACTTCAATTTTAGGTTGCGGATTTGGAATAAGCAGTACAACAACTACACTTGCTTCACAGAACAGTGTAGCATCTGAAAAATTAAGCATTGCTACTTCGCTTAATACGTTGGTTCGTACACTTGGACAAACAATTATGGCTGCCGTATTTGGTGTATTGTTAAATAATGTGATGGCTGCTAAATTAGCTGAAAGCTCCCTACCTGTGAATAATGATGTCTTAAATCAATTAGTAAATCCAAGTACAGTAGATAAGATCCCAGAAAAATGGCTGCTACCTCTAAAAAAGATTTTATATGAGGGACTTCATTCGATTTATCTAGTGGGATGTATCTTAGTTTTAATCGCATTTTTAATCGCTTTTCTTTTAAAGAATAACAAGATAGATGATTGA